The Lacerta agilis isolate rLacAgi1 chromosome 16, rLacAgi1.pri, whole genome shotgun sequence genomic sequence gtgagccaccctgagatctacagataaagGGCAGTAGGCAGATTTAATAAGCAAACCAAGTGTGtttcaattatttattaaatttgtatgccacccttcacccGAAGGTGGCCAGTCCACAGCATTAAATACACAAAATAGACAAAGTACATAATGAGAACAggaacaaaccaaaccaataataCTTACTTCCTTACTTGCCTGTCTTTTCATTCCTCAGAAAGGAAGGGAAACTTCTCAAGTGTAAGCAACATGCTGGGTAATAACAGGTCTCTTCTTTCTGCAAGTTTTGGGGGTAACTTCTAGTTCTTCTCTCTGCAAAAAAGGCTTTTTCCTGATCCAGAGCATAAACTTTTGTGGGCTAGATGCGCCATGCCcggtgaatttatttattattttgttttatcaggtttgtatacagcccttcacctgaagatctcgGGGCCAGTTCAcagtgtaaaaatacaaaatggaaacacatgatatataatgaaaacaAGGTCAAAAACAAATGACATTTGTTATCCTCttacacagtgtttttcaaccactgttccacggcacactagtgtgctgcgagatgttgcctggtgtgccgtgggaaaaattgagaaattactttatatatagtcaatataggcacagagttaatttttttaacattttctaatggtggtgtgccttgtgattttttttcataaaacaagtgtgcctttgcccaaaaaaggttgaaaaacactgctcttacATGGCCATGGAGAGAACCTAAGGGGGAAGAAAATGTGCTATCCTCGTTCTgaatgagtattattattattatttaaaccttGTTTATGTCCCAGCTCTGTGTGGCCTTATTGTTGTCCTCCTGCATTTCCTGGCCCTGTTGGCATCACTATTTGAAGTTTCTCTTTGATAAAAGAGAAATAATCGAGCATGTAAATCTACACAAAGAATACTAGCATATTCATATTGGGAGAAAACTAGGACAGAACCCATTTCTCTGACATGTAAGTGTTGTAAGTGCACATAAAACAAATCATATAAAGGAGCATTCTATCATGCAAGCTCTtgcctgcaatctgaagtggcaAACCTGCTTCTGGACTACATTTTCTGCTTCTTTGAGAGCAACACCTAAATGGCTTCTTGGAGACTAGTCTAGGAATAAATAGTATTCCTGAAAAGGCATCATTTGGGAGGAAAACTGCACATCCCTGAATGAGTGTTTCTCTAAGGATGTGCCCTTTGGGTTCTTACTATTTTGTTATGAAGGAATCTTttgtcaaaacacacacacatctgttttTTTCAAGCTCACACAGCACAATGATTTACTGATGTGCTTTTCCACAGGAACTTTCATCTCCGTTTTTAACAAAGAGCCCGAGTGTCTTGATTGTGGTGTGTCCAGAATACCAGCAAGACTTCAGTAGGAGTGTAGAGTGCTTATGAAGTAAACTGAACTAATTCCCAATCCCTTCCATGGATCCTTTGGGGGCTCCTTCCAATTTTGTGGATATTGATGGTTTGCAAGGCTGGACTGATCTTTATGTGGCAGATCAGTTGAACTCTCCAATTCCAGTAGAAAAGACTCAAGTTGATGCTTGCTCGCCCTTCCCATATAGGAAAGATATCAGTGCAAAAATAATATTATGGTAAGCTTGCACATCATGATTTTGAAATAATTGTCTTTGTTAACATAAAATGCTTAGGCATTATGTGTCTCAATGATTTTTTTGGTTTAATCTTTGGCTGATATTCATAGGGAGGgggtttaatatttaaaaaaaaatatcctaagCAAAGGATCCAAAGTGGGTTAAAGGGTACCGCGggcaaggcagccctccccgtcatcCCGGGGAGGtcgggaggctgcttactcccatcgcagccgccaaattaactcgtgatagatagcagagATGTTACGGTCCGCCATCCTCCTGCTGTGCACGCTGGGAACTCCCTCTTTTATAGCCTTGAAGCAATAATCATGTAACAGCTCTGAGGagcttcctgtgtgtgtgttgtgctttgTGCTTCTATTTTCTTCCGTGCCGCCTGCTGAATGGTGGTGATTTTTCCTCAGGAGGGGGGATGTAGCATTGCTGAACTGCACAGCCATAGTGAACACCAGCAATGAGTCTCTCACAGACAAGAACCCAGTTTCTGAAAGTATCTGCACACATGCGGGTCCTGACCTGAGGGCTGAGCTACAGAAGCTCAAAGGTAAGTATAGTAAAGTTAATCCGATTGACTTCAAAACGTTCAGCTTGAACCAAAAAGGAGACTGCACTTTGGTTTTAAAAGTTCatttcacaataaaaaaaaatccatgaacAAACTATGCTGTAATTAAACAAACATTTGGCATATTTTAACATTAATTCTTCATATATTCATCTTATATTGTAACAATTCAATTTATCAGCTACAAAGCTGATAAAAagtaacaatacaataaaattagAAGCTGATAAACAGAACTCTACAAAGTAACCAAGAGTAAAAGCAATTCAAAACGTTGCGCAATCGTATGCTGTACCAGGAATTAACCCATAACTCCTATAGTGATGGACCCATTTATTCCAGCTGACCAAAAAAGGTATATTGTCTCTAACTTTGTTCTTTAAATCTGATATGTTAAGTTAATTTTGTCACTGATGCATATTTGCTTACTTCATTATACCGGTCTTTGATGGATGAAGCTGTCTTTGCTGTGTATAAAATTATTTCAACTGTCAACAAATATGAAATTAATTCTGAGCCCTCTTACCGAGCTTTCtaattaatttaataaaaacacaattgGGTGTAATGGAAGTAAATATTTGGAGGGATGGTTTTTTGAACAGAGAATTTGGTCATTGATAAATGTTTCAGGTTACAAAAAATACATATCTGAGGAAGAATTAAACTTGTAGCCCAATTCTATACCAAGAGTTTACATATAGAAAGCCACAACATGagtaaattataaataaattgtATCATTGACTGTTGTGTTCATTTTGTGTACTACTGTACCATTTTACGGGGCTAACCAAACTCTTCCCCTACAACAATATCTGATTTAAAGAATAGCTTCTGAATTCAAAGTatgtctctctcctcctccttcttcccccaccccctcttcaaATTACAAATTTTACAGCTGAACTTCCTCATAAAATAAGCAAGGTAATAAATTTCCTTAAAATGACCATTAGTGATGCAAGAATGAATAGGTGATGATATGAATAAATCATGTAAAACATTCACGGCAGATCTTTATAAAATATTGCAACACTTGTTGTGATTTACTAGAACAGGTCAGCTTCAGGCCATTGCTTATAAAAATGGTCTGTCAGATTTGGACAAAActaagacgtgggtggcgctgtgggttaaaccacagagcctagggcttgccaataaggaggtcggcggttcgaatccctgcgacagggtgagctcccgttgctcggtccctgctcctgccaacctagcagtttgaaagcacgtaaagtgcaagtagataaataggtactgctccggtgggaagataaacgccgtttccgtgcgttgctctggttcgccagaatcggcttagtcatgctggccacatgacccagaagctgtatgccggctccctcggccaataaagcgagatgagcgctgcaaccccagagtcgtatgcgactggacctaacggtcaggggtccctttacctttaagctgcaGGTAGTTAAAACTAAAAATGGAAGTAAAAGCTTCCAGATTCCTCTTCCGACTCCCTCTCTACCTGCACCGGTGTAGGGTTGTGTGAACCCAAGGCTTGCACCGGCTTGTTCTctcagtaaaccatggtttatctatATGTCTAACTGAGACCTCTCTGTCCCCCACTACACAGCTGTGCAAGCTGCTTTTTACTCTTACCTAGGTTTGGCAGGAAGCTTGGATATAATATGGGGAGCTGTTGTGTGTTCCCAAATCCATCCATAAAAGAGGATCTCTGTGCTAAGCCTAGAATCCTTACATTTCAGTTGTTTCAATATTACTTAGCTCAtcctgctttgttttgttctccTATAGGCTGCCGGACAGGAGAAGCAAAGCTGACAAAAGGATTTAATCTAGCTGCCCGATTCATCATTCACACTGTGGGTCCCAAATACAAAAGTCGATACCGGACAGCAGCAGAAAGCTCCCTGTACAGCTGCTATCGCAACATTCTGCAACTTGCAAAGTAAGCATGTGTCTGCTTGTGACAGGCAAGTACCTTGTGAaacagagagagcgagagagcgcaaCAGTGTATGTAAAAGTTTGGAATGTGTAACTAGTGCAAAGAAATAAGTTTTGAAAACTTAAGTTATCTATCATACCTTAACATCTTGGATAGCTTCTGAAAGTATACACATCAACATCTAATCCCCTGACTCTCTTCAtccaaacatatacagtggtaccttgggttaagaacttaattagttccggaggtccgttcttaacctgaggtaccactttagctaatggtgcctcccactgccgccgtacaatttctgttctcatcccaaggtactatttctgggttagcggagtctgtaacctgaagcgtctgtaacctgaggtaccactgtattttccacGTGCTTTAGATTCTTCCATTCCCACATTCCAATATTAGTTGCTTAGTAATGGGGGTAGATGATGAGAAGCACTACACGCCATTCCAAGGAACAGAATGTATTGAAAAGCCtggtattatgtttttatatgggttcagagccacccagagtggctggagcaacccagcctgatgggcaggttataaataatataagtattgttgttgttagaaaagcACTTGTTAAGTATaaattcttctttggcgatcactcgtagccaagtaataTTGTCTGCCATGAACAGGCTTATAACAGTGAgtctaagtgactgtggaggccaattctggatccacacgtccttccacagtggggacataggtttccgggcgggagttggtcttaccacgtttctcccttgcgtcctgagttcaagtgttttcaaagcccatggcacctttggtaaaggctgttctccaactggagcactcgcaggccagtgtttccctttttttatagatttgccttgagagagtgttTGAACCTCtcttgctgaccaccagcattacgctttccgtttttaagttcggaatagagtagttgctttggaagaggatactcaggcatccgcacaacatgaccagtccgacaaagttgatgttgaagaatcatcgcttcgacactggtgatcttttcttcttccagtacactgacattagttcgcctgtcttcccaagtgatgtgtgaaATTTTACGGAGACACCATTGAGGGAATCTTTTgaggagatggtgtttataagtggtccataaataaataacataataacaataaataacatAATCACAGAGGGAATGGCaattgaggatcagttcagagaATTACTATTAGATTAAGGATGCAAACAGACATCATTTCCTTAAAAAATCTATAGTTTCCTTTTAACCCTCTTTTCCATTGCTAAGCTGCTTAACACATCTCCTATCTGATGTAACCCCAGACATGTTTTGCAGACTTCTACGGGTGTCTTCATGTGGATTTTGTGTTTGTGAGGTGGGATGGTGGTGAATGGTGGCAGCTCTCTGTGGTTTTCTGTCTTGCCCAATGTCTGAAAATTTAAGATCACAAGCACTGTGTTTCTTGTCCTGTGCAGACTATTGGTTTGTTAGGTGTCTCACATGTAAAactatgtgtttgtgtgcaaaattacatgttggaaggtatgggacCTTCAGTGTTACAGCCTCCTCAGTTGTAAACCTAGGTGAGCTCTAGGGCTACATCATCTTTGTATAATATGTTTATGCTCTTTGAAACAGTAAAATTTGCAATACTGTGCTCTTCTGAATGATTAACGGCATTTATGATTCTCTTGGACTCCTTTCAAATGGTTTGTTTGGTTTCATGCTGTCACTTAGACAGAATCTATCAAATATCAGGACTATGCATTGTCCCTCATGCCAAGGGATCAAAAGTCTTAAGCTTCAGAATACTTAAATTAAATTATTCCCCACCATCAGTTTATTTTGGATTAGTTATCTCCCAAGTTCATAATCTTAAAATTTTGGAAAAgttactttgtttttgttttttaaaaattaaaatctataggtaattttaagaaataaccagtaatactttttattttactacTAAACACCCCTAGTACCGGTAATCAACATGTTCATTTTTAATGTGATTCAGTCTTTACATCTTTTGGCATAGTTtacaccagggatcagcaaactttttcagcagggggctggtccattgtctctcagaccttgtgtggggccggactatattttgaaaaaataataataaacaaattcctatgccccacaaataacccagagatgcattttaaataaaagtacacattctactcatgtgaaagcacgctgattcccagactgtccacaagccggattgagaaggcaatcgGGCTGGATCCGGttcccgagccttagtttgcctacccatggtttacacTATAGCTCTTCCTTGTCATCTAAAAACCACGTCTTAAGAAGTAACCAGCAAACATAAAACACCCAATGATACTGAAAACACTTACCGGTAAAGCTCCTTTGTCAAGAGTTGTTATAACAGCTATTAGGAGCAGTGGGGGTTTCGTGAAAATTTCAATAGAATCTCTTCCTGCTGTTAAAAGCTTTTGGAGAGCAAAATCTATCCACAGTATGAAGCAAAAGTATAAACATCCATAATCATGTTAGTCATGGGCACCTATTATGGATTAAGCCATCTCTGTGGGTCCTTTTTACTATTTGATTCTAAATTTGGTGTTGCTCTGGTAATTTTAATGACCGCTGTTGTACCACTACAACAAATGCAGCCTATTCATACAGAATAAGGTGACATGATCCTGCTATGACATCAGTTGCATTGATGTGTTTGTGATGCTCACGCTTTTAATTATCCTTCTGGCTGCAGGGAGCAAGCGATGTCCTCAGTCGGATTCTGTGTGATAAACACGGTGAAACGAGGTTATCCTTTAGTGGATGCTACCCACATAGCACTGCGTAAGTAGCCTTGAAAGGATCATTGCTGGATATGCAGCTTCATCTACATGCATTGTGCTTTGCTAAGAACGACAGAGCAGGATTTGTGAATTATCTTGGTTATATTTACTTAGGCTTAATTACAGTTGAATATTGGGATTAGATGGCTGTGGCAAAGGGTTCATAGGAAAATACATGTTAATCCAAGCCACTTTAGGCCTTCAGTGTTGCAAAGCTTTCacttaagtcaggggtcagcaaactttttcagcagggggccggcccactgtcccttagaccttgtggtgggctggactatatggggggggagagaatgaacaaactcttatgccccacaaataacgcagagatgcattttaaatagaaggacacattctactcatgtaaaaacatgctgattcccagaccatccgcaggccagatttagaaggcgattgggccagatctggcccccgggcctcagtttgcctacccatgattaaGTTGTCATAGTGTAGAAACTATAAGAATATGCAAGTTAAAATTTGAGGAACTAGTAAAACAGTGAGGCAGGTGACTTCCCCTTTTTGTTGCTAGCAAAGCAGTCTGCCTTTATTTGCAGTTGGCGGCACAGCTGTCTTGATGTGGTGCTACGTTGAAGTAGGTTGAGAAAGATGGTAGTGTGTGGTTGAACTCCCTACAGCCCAATTCAAAGCATAATTACTGAAGCGGGGACTATATTGCAATCTTCTGACTCCAAAGGCCCTCTCCCATCCCCTGCTCCACTTCCCTTAGACTAAGTTGCAACCAGCTGTCTTTACAGTGAAAAGTACAACTGTCTTTTCAATTAGAGAAAGCAATTCTAACATTTTACAAAAGCCCTTGTGGTGAAGTAAAATGAAGGAGTCATAAAGGACTTTCACGCAAGTTGCACTAAAGGCTGTAGGTACTTGTTTTCCTGTGTACAGCATTCTTCTGGGAAAGGCATTAATTGAGACAGAGAAAACGAAATCCCAAACCCAAAGCTATTATTGTCAGGAAACCCAAACACTACCACAGTACATGTGGTCAACAAGGATGGGGAAAATaactaattaaattaaattagatCAATTAATAACATTAAATAATGGCATAGAAAAGGGTAGTCCTATATTTTCCATCAACATGGGTGTCTGTTTCTTCTCGTTTTGCTGACTCTGTGTGTTgatttctccctcttcctcccacccacccacccccccattgCAGGAACCGTCCGGCGATTTTTAGAGGTTCACGGGGAAACCCTTGAAAAAGTGGTATTTGCAGTGTCTGAACTTGAAGAGGTATGTAAAGTACTCTGTTTATGCCTGTAGGCATTGCTGTGCTGCTGAGTTAACCCAGTCCCAAAACCCTCATGCCTTGATCTCTATTTACTGCTCTCCACTCCAGTGATTCAATTAACTTCTAGTCCAAAAGTACACGATAAACTTGGTTTCAATACCTTCTTATTCCTTCAGACAAATATACTCCAAAGTTGCCATTCCACAGTTCTTCTAAATAGCCTCCATCTCACCTGTAAACCAAAAGTGCAATTTACTTGTGTAAAGTACTAATATTGAAAGTTACCCTGTGTGGCTGCCAGGACCCATTTCCTCCCCCAAGGCCACTTTTCTGAATTGCAGCATGAAGTTTGGGGCAATCCCATACTCACTGCCACAGCTCTAGTGCTGGAGATGGGCAGGAGAGCTGGGGTTTTGATTTGGCTCTGCATTTAAAGGCACATTCCCAAGGCTCCAAAAGGGTGGGACCAAGCCAAcaaactcacacacccctctccagctCAAAGGTGGAGATGGCAGTGGGAGCTTCCTTTGATTCTGTGCTTGTGAGGTGCTCTATGTTCCTTGGaagcagagacacaaacctggGCTCTGCACTTCAGCTTGAAGCTAGAAAGGGAGGTGGAAGGCTTATGGTCCGCATGTGCTTCCAAAGCACTTTGGGGAAGAGTTAAGGCCTGAAGATGATCCCTTATGAGCAACTAAAACACAACACAGCTGTTCATAGCTGGGTGGGATTTCTTTGCTTGCCACAGTAAGTATTCTGCTGCACACTGGAAGCAGAATTCTGGTACCTGCCCTGCGCAAAACGTTGATACATAAGAAAAGGATGGAAGGCTTGTAGGGATCCATCTATTGGACTCCACCACACATCAaatccacaggttccccatccctagcatTAGGGCATAAGGACAGGATGGAGATAagtgaatacagtcgtaccttggttctcaaacggaatccgttccggaagtccgtttgacttccgaaaatgttcgaaaaccaaagtgtggcttctgattggctgcaggaacttcctgcactcaatcggaagcagcgtcggatgttcaggttccaaaaaaaattcgcaaaccagaacactcgcctccgggtttgcggcgttcaagATCCAAAACATACGAGTACCAatacgttcaacaaccaaggtacgactgtagatttATTGTATCGAACTTGTATTAAAACTTATTCTCTGCATCCTAACCTTTCGGCACATGTCAGAAGTTGAAAGAAATGTGATGGGGCTGCTAAATGCATTGCAACTTTGTTTCACCTATGGGAGAAGTGTAGATCTTGACTAACAGGTCAGTTTGATGCTATCATGATTCACCATGCAGTAGAATACCTGGGGGCATTTAATGGTCTTTGTGACCTGTTTTCAACCTGCCTTGAAAAGTGGAGATCTCAAAAGCATTCTCAAACTTTTCCCTTTCTCCAGGATACTTATAAGAAGTTGCTGCCTCTGTATTTCCCAAGGTCTCTAGAAGAGGAGAAAAAGTCCTTGCCTTTCCTTCCTGTTGATATTGGCAATGCTGAAGGGGAGCCAGTCGTGCCAGAGCGTCAGATCAGAATTAGTGAAAAGCCAGGTGTTTCTGAGGGTGAGTTTGCAGGTTGTGCCCAGAGAGTCTTCTGCAGAGTTAGGATAAACATTCTCTACAGAGCTAATGTAGTTATCCTCAAGGCATTGGGAGAGATAGGTATTCAAACTATAACTGCTTTTCCATTTGTAGCTGGAATGGGTGAGAACAAGGTCAAGCGAATTGTCTGTGAAGCTGATAAACGATAGGATTAGCTCCTGCCCTTTGACTCTGTTTTGGCTTCTTATGTCTTGGAGCAAATCTTCTGTGGCTCTAGATCTGTGTAAGTTTATAGCACACTTAAAGCTTTCATATCTTCCGTGGAGGGGAATCCCTCTGGAaatacaatattttattatttccccatAAAAGCAGACCCAGTCATTCCTTGTTAGAGGAGGGCATCTCATGAAAATTGACTCCTTCCATCAGTGTTCAGAGGCACAACTTGCCTGAATTTCCTCTCCTCACTGCTGTGGGCAGAGTCCTCATCAAGTTTTCCTCTCATGTTTGCCAAGAGAGATGGATTTTTGGTGGGAGACTGGAGTTTTAGATGCAGGGCTTGACTGACCTCCTGTTGATCTTTATCTCTCCTCCGTCATCAAGATCCATATGCCTGACACCAGTCAGTTACcactgaagaggaggaagagggcagtTTCAGAACATACATAATTTATTGTTCTTATACATCACCTTAGGCATGCACACAAACGCATATCAAGGTGAAGTACAAAGCAATAATGAAACAACTAAAAatggttaaaaacaacacaaaaaccagaaggtggattttaaaaagcaatgtgaAATAGACATCCATAGCAGAGATCTATTCATCCAGTTTGGAAAGCTTGTGAGTAAAAACCACCACAAACCTGTGTATGAAAGGCTATTCATGAAGTCTTACAAGAGCAGTCTTGCTTCTTCCATGACAGTAGCTTCATCAGATTTCCATGGCTGGAAATTCTGTCTGTTAATATACCATTATTAAGTCTGATCCAGGTGCAGGTGGTGGCTCATCAACCTCCTGGCAGAGGTTATTTACCTGTATATCCATCCCAATCTGGCTTTGGAGCAGAAACTGCCCTGATTGCTTTGGTGGATGATCAGGGAATTGACCATCTCTGGGTTATGAGCACAGTGTCATGATGGTTCCAGTCCTATCCAAATGTCAGGGTTCAGAAGGTAGTGCTGGGCTGCCTCCAGGTTCCATCTTCCCTATGC encodes the following:
- the GDAP2 gene encoding ganglioside-induced differentiation-associated protein 2 isoform X1, yielding MDPLGAPSNFVDIDGLQGWTDLYVADQLNSPIPVEKTQVDACSPFPYRKDISAKIILWRGDVALLNCTAIVNTSNESLTDKNPVSESICTHAGPDLRAELQKLKGCRTGEAKLTKGFNLAARFIIHTVGPKYKSRYRTAAESSLYSCYRNILQLAKEQAMSSVGFCVINTVKRGYPLVDATHIALRTVRRFLEVHGETLEKVVFAVSELEEDTYKKLLPLYFPRSLEEEKKSLPFLPVDIGNAEGEPVVPERQIRISEKPGVSEDNSDEEGLEADFSFIGSHAFARMEGDVDKQRRLILQGQLSEAALQKQHQRNYNRWLCRARAEDLSDIASLKALYQTGVDNCGRTVMAVVGRNIPVTLIDMEKALLYFIHVMDHIVMKEYVIVYFHTLTNIYNHLDSDFLKKLSDIVDAKYKKNLKALYFVHPTFRSKVSTWFFTTFTVSGLKDKIHHVESLQQLFAAIPPEQIDFPPFVLEYDTRENGSYYSYPSSPDL